In a genomic window of Planctomicrobium piriforme:
- a CDS encoding DUF1552 domain-containing protein has protein sequence MVQATSRREFLRQLGLSAAAFPFICNLPSLGFDSSVGRKKRLVIMFTPNGVVRKNFWPDEAGELSAFKEILSPLDPYKDRTLVLNGVCDKIRGDGDNHMRGMGCLLTGIELFPGNIQGGGATPAGWASGISIDQEIKNYLQSQPQTQTRFGSLEFGVVVPERADTWSRMVYSGPNKPIAPIDNPYQMFQKLYGNVKDQESLKSVLDVVSKDLKRVESLVSANDRRLLEEHASFVREMEKELEAANRAPTTHVIPQLEPGVVVANDTLPQLAKMQIDLMVNSFTADFARVATLQFTQSVGQARMKWLEIDETHHTLSHEPNSNEDAQTKLTKICKWYAEQLAYLVKKLSETPEPGGQGTLLDNTTIVWTNELGEGNSHTLDNIPFVMVGNGFDFKMGRSLQYKDCPHNRLLMSLAHGMGHHVERFGNPDYCTAGPLTDLT, from the coding sequence ATGGTTCAAGCCACATCACGCCGCGAGTTTCTGCGTCAGCTCGGATTGAGCGCGGCGGCCTTTCCGTTCATCTGCAATCTACCGAGCCTGGGTTTCGACAGCTCCGTCGGCCGCAAAAAACGCCTGGTCATTATGTTCACCCCCAACGGGGTGGTCCGGAAAAACTTCTGGCCGGATGAAGCCGGTGAGCTTTCGGCCTTCAAAGAGATTCTCTCTCCGCTCGATCCGTACAAGGACCGCACGCTGGTTCTCAACGGCGTGTGCGACAAGATTCGCGGCGACGGCGACAATCACATGCGCGGCATGGGCTGCCTGCTGACGGGGATCGAACTGTTCCCAGGCAACATTCAAGGGGGCGGCGCCACGCCAGCCGGCTGGGCGAGCGGCATTTCGATCGACCAGGAGATCAAAAATTACCTGCAGAGCCAGCCGCAGACGCAAACCCGATTTGGATCGCTGGAATTCGGGGTCGTCGTACCGGAACGGGCTGATACCTGGTCGCGGATGGTCTATTCCGGCCCGAACAAGCCGATCGCGCCCATCGACAACCCGTACCAGATGTTCCAGAAGCTGTACGGCAACGTGAAGGATCAGGAGAGCCTGAAGAGCGTTCTCGACGTGGTCTCGAAAGACCTGAAACGGGTCGAGTCTCTCGTGAGCGCCAATGATCGCCGTTTGCTCGAAGAGCATGCCAGCTTCGTGCGGGAAATGGAGAAGGAGCTGGAAGCGGCGAATCGCGCACCGACGACGCACGTCATTCCGCAGCTCGAGCCAGGCGTGGTTGTGGCGAACGACACGTTGCCGCAACTGGCGAAGATGCAGATCGACCTGATGGTCAACAGCTTCACGGCGGACTTTGCCCGGGTGGCGACGCTGCAGTTCACGCAGTCAGTCGGTCAGGCCCGCATGAAGTGGCTGGAGATCGACGAAACGCATCACACGCTCTCGCACGAACCCAACTCGAACGAAGACGCTCAGACCAAGCTCACGAAGATCTGTAAATGGTACGCCGAGCAACTGGCCTACCTGGTGAAGAAGCTGAGCGAAACGCCGGAACCGGGCGGGCAGGGAACTCTGCTCGACAACACGACCATCGTGTGGACGAACGAACTCGGCGAAGGGAACTCGCACACGCTCGACAACATTCCCTTCGTGATGGTCGGGAACGGTTTCGACTTCAAGATGGGACGGTCGCTGCAGTACAAGGATTGCCCGCATAACCGGCTGCTGATGTCGCTGGCCCACGGCATGGGACATCACGTTGAACGGTTCGGCAATCCGGATTACTGCACCGCCGGCCCGCTCACCGACTTAACGTAG
- a CDS encoding carboxylesterase family protein encodes MKCGRTDSAQRPFSRTCALMLSAFCLCGVLAASAAADDVVLKNGLTLHGTAVRVAGLTSAIAKQNNGGPVPNSSFWMIDDGVRRYFVFRRNVLQSEDVADLGSIVSFKMQQEKRARTAGFPSVGGFSSVQPFDEFGRRTVTLPTQKGVIPVIQAITEMRPDYSTLDSLTHVWEYNIDTRSLPTEVVQSIIEKSSDRNDPAERKAAVLFYVQAQLYDEAREELRQITERFPELKDWCAEYQRRLDEYVARRAMNEIERRQAAGQHALASQYAQKFPAAKVSADVSRRAQEIQNTYEQALADRDRVLMQLDLLQADLPPKQSDRLKSLRAILHDELHYELMDRLEPFLRATEDETVPAAEKLALAYSGWLLGNANAIVDLDETIRLWDARFQILEYLRVDQDPLRDQEILKELGEIEGISVERAALMLATLPLPFETTRPTAGELVEVEVPKVQEGPTVRYSLVLPPEYSPAHRYPLLVVLRGQRSKFAGEAKWWAGDETRPGWAQRRGYIVIAPHYCADDSGEYHPGAAEHEIVLRSLEHVRKRYRVDSDRIFLAGHAMGGDAVFDIALAHPGIFAGAIPIAGVASTLCRAYCDNDPNLAWYVVGGERDRNTLEQNSGILNQMMNHGQNMIYCDYKFRGFESFVEEQERIFEWMQSQRRTPLKEVVKWEAASLRKTDNRFYWLEADAIPDRFFPVIVGDKLPRPKTYEGSIGAKGGITVTHPGNKTTIWLSPEMFDFNNRSEVRVNLKYVYHDYIKPSLEALLTDVRKRGDREQLFWARLDL; translated from the coding sequence ATGAAGTGCGGCCGGACTGATTCTGCGCAGCGCCCATTCTCACGCACCTGTGCGTTGATGCTGTCGGCGTTCTGTCTGTGCGGCGTGCTGGCGGCATCTGCCGCGGCGGATGATGTGGTCCTGAAAAATGGGCTGACACTGCATGGAACGGCCGTCCGCGTCGCCGGGCTAACCTCGGCGATCGCCAAACAGAACAACGGCGGGCCGGTTCCCAACAGTTCGTTCTGGATGATCGACGATGGCGTTCGGCGGTACTTCGTATTCCGCCGTAACGTCCTGCAGTCAGAAGACGTGGCCGACCTGGGTTCTATTGTCTCCTTCAAGATGCAGCAGGAGAAACGGGCACGCACTGCCGGCTTCCCCAGCGTGGGGGGCTTTTCGAGCGTGCAGCCGTTCGATGAGTTTGGCCGCCGCACGGTGACGCTGCCGACGCAAAAGGGAGTGATTCCGGTGATTCAGGCGATCACCGAGATGCGGCCCGATTACAGCACCCTCGACAGTCTGACGCACGTCTGGGAATACAACATCGATACGCGGTCGCTGCCGACGGAAGTGGTGCAGTCGATCATCGAAAAGAGTTCCGACCGCAACGATCCGGCCGAGCGCAAAGCAGCCGTACTGTTCTATGTGCAGGCGCAGTTGTATGACGAAGCCCGAGAAGAACTGCGGCAGATCACGGAACGCTTTCCTGAGCTGAAGGACTGGTGCGCGGAGTACCAGCGGCGGCTCGATGAATACGTCGCACGGCGGGCGATGAACGAAATCGAGCGTCGGCAGGCCGCAGGCCAGCATGCTCTGGCCTCGCAATATGCGCAGAAATTCCCGGCAGCCAAAGTCAGCGCCGATGTTTCACGCCGTGCGCAGGAAATTCAAAACACATACGAGCAGGCTTTGGCCGACCGCGATCGGGTGCTGATGCAGCTCGACCTGCTGCAGGCCGACCTGCCGCCGAAACAGTCTGATCGTCTGAAGTCGCTACGAGCCATTCTCCACGACGAGCTGCATTACGAACTGATGGACCGTCTCGAACCGTTCCTCCGGGCGACCGAAGATGAAACGGTCCCGGCTGCCGAGAAACTGGCGCTGGCCTATTCCGGCTGGCTGCTGGGAAACGCGAATGCGATTGTCGATCTGGATGAGACAATTCGCCTCTGGGATGCGCGGTTCCAGATTCTCGAATACCTGCGAGTCGATCAGGATCCGCTCAGGGATCAGGAGATCCTGAAAGAGTTGGGCGAGATCGAAGGGATCAGCGTCGAGCGAGCCGCGCTGATGCTGGCGACCTTGCCGTTGCCCTTCGAGACGACGCGGCCTACCGCCGGAGAACTTGTTGAAGTCGAAGTTCCCAAAGTGCAGGAAGGGCCGACTGTCCGATACTCGCTGGTGCTCCCTCCCGAGTATTCGCCGGCGCATCGCTATCCGTTGCTGGTGGTGTTGCGGGGCCAGCGATCGAAGTTTGCGGGTGAAGCCAAGTGGTGGGCAGGGGACGAAACCCGACCGGGCTGGGCGCAGAGGCGCGGTTACATTGTGATCGCTCCTCATTACTGTGCGGACGACTCCGGCGAGTATCACCCCGGCGCGGCGGAACATGAGATTGTGCTGCGTTCGCTCGAACATGTGCGGAAGCGATATCGGGTCGATTCCGACCGCATTTTTCTCGCGGGACATGCAATGGGGGGGGATGCCGTCTTCGATATCGCTTTGGCTCATCCCGGCATCTTTGCGGGCGCAATTCCAATAGCGGGCGTCGCCAGCACGCTGTGCCGGGCGTATTGCGACAACGATCCGAATCTTGCTTGGTATGTCGTCGGCGGCGAGCGAGACCGGAATACGCTCGAACAGAATTCCGGCATCCTGAACCAGATGATGAATCATGGTCAGAACATGATCTATTGCGATTACAAGTTTCGCGGGTTCGAGTCGTTTGTGGAAGAACAGGAGCGGATCTTTGAGTGGATGCAGTCGCAGCGTCGAACGCCGCTGAAAGAGGTCGTCAAATGGGAAGCGGCCAGCCTGAGAAAGACTGACAATCGATTCTATTGGCTGGAAGCGGATGCGATTCCGGATCGCTTCTTTCCGGTGATCGTCGGAGACAAGCTGCCGCGGCCGAAGACATATGAAGGGTCCATCGGTGCGAAAGGGGGCATCACCGTGACGCACCCTGGAAACAAGACGACAATCTGGCTCTCGCCTGAAATGTTCGACTTCAATAACCGCAGCGAGGTCCGGGTAAACCTGAAGTACGTCTACCACGACTACATCAAGCCCTCGCTGGAGGCGCTGCTGACTGACGTGCGAAAGCGGGGCGACCGAGAGCAACTCTTCTGGGCGCGGCTCGACTTGTGA